From Maniola hyperantus chromosome 21, iAphHyp1.2, whole genome shotgun sequence, the proteins below share one genomic window:
- the LOC117992613 gene encoding uncharacterized protein isoform X2, producing the protein MCDGTTEARKTELMSLSVTAGLGDTVVISAPIINNTNTIYYLSNPNGNSMKLNINTTRFTTDYKETSRPKNNYDTKKHEGKVKTIIAATIKRRIISFNHENYENSCLYKDFEKQPNDFTIGPLSEDDHGNWVLSLYYKGNDGDWIELFQVINIRIVESFPTHAPSRKLVPGQTFEPRFLYPINNLESCQISPPRTTFDRFYDRDRFNLDSCGFRIPNVTKDDEGLWKIFGVGKLVYKGEIYLQIDDEYIVCWKNFVLRSNF; encoded by the exons GTACAACGGAAGCCCGTAAAACTGAGCTGATGTCTCTCTCCGTGACAGCCGGACTGGGCGACACTGTGGTCATATCAGCGCCAATCATTAACAACACAAACACCATTTACTACTTAAGCAATCCCAACGGTAACAGTATGAAACTGAACATAAACACAACCCGATTTACGACCGATTATAAAGAAACATCACGACCGAAAAATAATTACGATACAAAAAAACATGAAGGAAAAGTAAAAACTATTATAGCCGCTACGATAAAACGCAGGATAATTAGTTTTAATCacgaaaattatgaaaatagtTGCCTAtacaaagattttgaaaaacaaCCTAACGATTTTACAATTGGACCCCTCAGTGAAGACGATCATGGAAATTGGGTCCTAAGTTTATACTACAAAGGAAATGATGGCGATTGGATTGAATTATTTCAAGTTATTAATATTCGAATAGTCG AATCATTTCCAACACATGCTCCAAGCAGAAAATTGGTCCCTGGCCAAACATTCGAACCACGCTTCCTATACCCAATAAATAACCTTGAAAGTTGTCAAATAAGTCCACCGAGAACAACTTTCGACAGATTTTATGATAGAGACAGATTCAACTTGGATTCCTGCGGATTTCGGATACCAAATGTGACCAAAGACGATGAAGGATTATGGAAGATTTTTGGTGTAGGCAAACTAGTGTATAAGGGGGAGATTTACTTACAAATAGATGATGAATATATTGTATGTTGGAAGAATTTTGTACTAAGGTCtaatttctag
- the Atu gene encoding another transcription unit protein isoform X2, protein MHTDSGSESDSASTGSRSKSPSPAPSGKEGSQSRSPSRSPQKSGSESPKSNKSARSGRSRKSSNASNVSRSKSNSPAGSQRSGSAHSNKSGSSSPKSNASPKSNASPKSNASPKSNATKSPRASKSRSHSRSGSGSARSRSGSPKSGPQSPKSRSQTPKSRSQSPKSRSQSPKSRSQSPKSRSQSPKSRSQSRSPSPKSQAAKSRSRSGSPKSRKSRSRSGSASSRSKSPARPDVSDSRSNSPNLMIDDGEAKEKSKSRSRSGSRHSKSRSRSKSKSKSRSRSRSKSSNASEGNAADKKKRAVLSDSESGGEGSKGAKRKKGSDSGSDTSNKPSKKKSKQIVDSDDDNQEKPDTVTADALFGDASDISTDNEGEKDKGSERSRSRSRSRSRSRSRSRGRSDDDRRSGDEGRGSGDEQAKDKPEEEEEVEIPETRIDVDMPKIWTELGKELHFVKLPNFLSVETRPYDPNTYEDEIDEEETLDEEGRARLKLKVENTMRWRTAFDKEGNAIKESNARMVKWSDGSMSLHLGSEIFDVYKQPLLGDHNHLFVRQGTGLQGQAVFRTKLSFRPHSTDSFTHRKMTLSVADRSTKTSAIKILSQVGSDPDADRKYQLKKEEMELRAAMRSRASTRPKRRAGAASGGRGAARHDDSEDEGGVSLAAIKNKYKAGQKASAGAAIYSSESEGSDVETRRARRLDRAKALKDSDDEGSDAGDDNTPQKSQSDSGSHSGSE, encoded by the exons ATGC ACACAGATTCTGGGTCAGAGTCTGATAGTGCTTCTACTGGTAGCCGTAGTAAGAGCCCTAGCCCTGCCCCCTCAGGAAAAGAGGGCAGTCAGTCTCG ATCTCCATCAAGAAGCCCACAAAAATCGGGAAGTGAATCTCCAAAATCAAACAAGTCGGCACGATCTGGGCGTTCAAGGAAATCATCCAATGCTTCAAATGTTTCCAGAAGCAAGTCCAACTCTCCAGCAGGGTCTCAGAGATCAGGCTCCGCTCACAGCAATAAGTCTGGCTCATCCAGTCCAAAGTCCAATGCCAGTCCAAAATCCAATGCCAGCCCTAAGTCTAATGCCAGCCCAAAGTCCAATGCTACGAAATCACCAAGAGCCTCAAAATCTAGATCACACTCAAGAAGCGGTTCAGGAAGTGCTAGATCCCGTTCTGGCAGTCCAAAATCTGGACCACAAAGTCCAAAATCCCGATCACAGACTCCTAAATCCAGGTCGCAAAGTCCCAAATCAAGGTCACAGAGTCCTAAATCCCGCTCGCAAAGCCCTAAATCAAGGTCGCAAAGTCCAAAATCTCGATCACAGTCTCGTTCACCCAGTCCTAAGTCCCAAGCTGCGAAAAGCCGATCGCGTAGTGGGAGTCCTAAGAGTAGGAAGTCCAGGTCAAGGTCTGGAAGTGCGTCATCGAGGTCTAAAAGTCCTGCTAGACCAGATGTTTCTGACAGTAGATCAAACTCTCCGAACCTCATGATTGACGATGGAGAGGCTAAGGAAAAGTCGAAAAGCAGATCAAG ATCTGGATCCAGACACTCAAAGTCAAGATCAAGAAGTAAATCAAAGTCCAAAAGTCGCTCAAGGTCACGGTCAAAAAGTTCGAATGCCTCTGAAGGGAACGCAG CGGACAAGAAAAAAAGGGCAGTTCTATCAGACTCAGAGAGTGGTGGTGAGGGATCGAAAGGTGCTAAGCGTAAGAAGGGCTCGGACAGTGGATCGGACACTAGCAACAAGCCTAGCAAGAAGAAGTCTAAACAAATTGTTGACTCTGATGATGACAATCAAGAAAAACCTGACACAG TGACAGCTGATGCTCTATTTGGTGACGCGTCAGACATCAGCACAGATAACGAAGGAGAAAAGGACAAGGGATCAGAGAGATCGCGATCCAGATCTAGATCACGCTCAAGGTCCAGAAGTCGGAGCCGCGGACGATCTGATGATGACAGACGCTCTGGTGATGAAGGTAGAGGCAGTGGTGATGAG CAAGCCAAAGACAAACCGGAAGAAGAAGAGGAAGTGGAAATCCCCGAGACTCGTATAGACGTGGACATGCCCAAGATTTGGACAGAGCTGGGCAAAGAGTTGCACTTTGTCAAGTTGCCCAACTTCTTGTCAGTGGAGACCAGGCCTTATGATCCCAACACGTATGAGGACGAGATTGATGAGGAAGAGACTTTGGACGAGGAAGGAAGAGCTAg ATTAAAGCTGAAAGTGGAGAACACGATGCGCTGGCGCACGGCGTTCGACAAGGAAGGCAACGCTATAAAGGAGTCCAACGCGCGCATGGTCAAGTGGTCCGACGGCAGCATGTCCCTGCACCTCGGCTCCGAGATATTCGACGTTTACAAACAGCCTTTGCTT GGTGACCACAACCATCTGTTCGTCCGTCAAGGCACAGGTCTTCAAGGGCAGGCAGTGTTCCGCACAAAGCTGTCCTTCAGGCCTCACTCCACTGACTCGTTCACGCACAGAAAGATGACACTCTCGGTCGCTGATCGCTCTACGAAGACATCCGCCATCAAGATACTGTCGCAAGTCGGAAGCGATCCTGATGCTGATAGGAAGTACCAGCTTAAG AAAGAGGAAATGGAGCTCCGTGCGGCCATGCGTTCACGAGCCTCCACTCGGCCGAAGCGCCGCGCCGGGGCCGCGAGCGGAGGCCGGGGCGCCGCCAGGCATGACGACTCCGAGGACGAGGGCGGAGTCTCCCTCGCAGCCATCAAGAACAAGTACAAGGCTGGCCAGAAAG CGAGTGCGGGTGCTGCCATCTACTCGTCCGAGTCGGAGGGCTCGGACGTGGAGACGCGTCGCGCGCGGCGCCTTGACCGTGCCAAGGCACTCAAGGACTCGGACGACGAAGGCAGCGATGCGGGGGATGACAATACGCCCCAGAAGAGCCAGAGCGACTCCGGCTCCCACAGCGGTAGTGAATAG
- the Atu gene encoding another transcription unit protein isoform X1 yields the protein MAPKTKNISGDTDSGSESDSASTGSRSKSPSPAPSGKEGSQSRSPSRSPQKSGSESPKSNKSARSGRSRKSSNASNVSRSKSNSPAGSQRSGSAHSNKSGSSSPKSNASPKSNASPKSNASPKSNATKSPRASKSRSHSRSGSGSARSRSGSPKSGPQSPKSRSQTPKSRSQSPKSRSQSPKSRSQSPKSRSQSPKSRSQSRSPSPKSQAAKSRSRSGSPKSRKSRSRSGSASSRSKSPARPDVSDSRSNSPNLMIDDGEAKEKSKSRSRSGSRHSKSRSRSKSKSKSRSRSRSKSSNASEGNAADKKKRAVLSDSESGGEGSKGAKRKKGSDSGSDTSNKPSKKKSKQIVDSDDDNQEKPDTVTADALFGDASDISTDNEGEKDKGSERSRSRSRSRSRSRSRSRGRSDDDRRSGDEGRGSGDEQAKDKPEEEEEVEIPETRIDVDMPKIWTELGKELHFVKLPNFLSVETRPYDPNTYEDEIDEEETLDEEGRARLKLKVENTMRWRTAFDKEGNAIKESNARMVKWSDGSMSLHLGSEIFDVYKQPLLGDHNHLFVRQGTGLQGQAVFRTKLSFRPHSTDSFTHRKMTLSVADRSTKTSAIKILSQVGSDPDADRKYQLKKEEMELRAAMRSRASTRPKRRAGAASGGRGAARHDDSEDEGGVSLAAIKNKYKAGQKASAGAAIYSSESEGSDVETRRARRLDRAKALKDSDDEGSDAGDDNTPQKSQSDSGSHSGSE from the exons ATGGCACCGAAAACGAAGAATATTTCGGGCG ACACAGATTCTGGGTCAGAGTCTGATAGTGCTTCTACTGGTAGCCGTAGTAAGAGCCCTAGCCCTGCCCCCTCAGGAAAAGAGGGCAGTCAGTCTCG ATCTCCATCAAGAAGCCCACAAAAATCGGGAAGTGAATCTCCAAAATCAAACAAGTCGGCACGATCTGGGCGTTCAAGGAAATCATCCAATGCTTCAAATGTTTCCAGAAGCAAGTCCAACTCTCCAGCAGGGTCTCAGAGATCAGGCTCCGCTCACAGCAATAAGTCTGGCTCATCCAGTCCAAAGTCCAATGCCAGTCCAAAATCCAATGCCAGCCCTAAGTCTAATGCCAGCCCAAAGTCCAATGCTACGAAATCACCAAGAGCCTCAAAATCTAGATCACACTCAAGAAGCGGTTCAGGAAGTGCTAGATCCCGTTCTGGCAGTCCAAAATCTGGACCACAAAGTCCAAAATCCCGATCACAGACTCCTAAATCCAGGTCGCAAAGTCCCAAATCAAGGTCACAGAGTCCTAAATCCCGCTCGCAAAGCCCTAAATCAAGGTCGCAAAGTCCAAAATCTCGATCACAGTCTCGTTCACCCAGTCCTAAGTCCCAAGCTGCGAAAAGCCGATCGCGTAGTGGGAGTCCTAAGAGTAGGAAGTCCAGGTCAAGGTCTGGAAGTGCGTCATCGAGGTCTAAAAGTCCTGCTAGACCAGATGTTTCTGACAGTAGATCAAACTCTCCGAACCTCATGATTGACGATGGAGAGGCTAAGGAAAAGTCGAAAAGCAGATCAAG ATCTGGATCCAGACACTCAAAGTCAAGATCAAGAAGTAAATCAAAGTCCAAAAGTCGCTCAAGGTCACGGTCAAAAAGTTCGAATGCCTCTGAAGGGAACGCAG CGGACAAGAAAAAAAGGGCAGTTCTATCAGACTCAGAGAGTGGTGGTGAGGGATCGAAAGGTGCTAAGCGTAAGAAGGGCTCGGACAGTGGATCGGACACTAGCAACAAGCCTAGCAAGAAGAAGTCTAAACAAATTGTTGACTCTGATGATGACAATCAAGAAAAACCTGACACAG TGACAGCTGATGCTCTATTTGGTGACGCGTCAGACATCAGCACAGATAACGAAGGAGAAAAGGACAAGGGATCAGAGAGATCGCGATCCAGATCTAGATCACGCTCAAGGTCCAGAAGTCGGAGCCGCGGACGATCTGATGATGACAGACGCTCTGGTGATGAAGGTAGAGGCAGTGGTGATGAG CAAGCCAAAGACAAACCGGAAGAAGAAGAGGAAGTGGAAATCCCCGAGACTCGTATAGACGTGGACATGCCCAAGATTTGGACAGAGCTGGGCAAAGAGTTGCACTTTGTCAAGTTGCCCAACTTCTTGTCAGTGGAGACCAGGCCTTATGATCCCAACACGTATGAGGACGAGATTGATGAGGAAGAGACTTTGGACGAGGAAGGAAGAGCTAg ATTAAAGCTGAAAGTGGAGAACACGATGCGCTGGCGCACGGCGTTCGACAAGGAAGGCAACGCTATAAAGGAGTCCAACGCGCGCATGGTCAAGTGGTCCGACGGCAGCATGTCCCTGCACCTCGGCTCCGAGATATTCGACGTTTACAAACAGCCTTTGCTT GGTGACCACAACCATCTGTTCGTCCGTCAAGGCACAGGTCTTCAAGGGCAGGCAGTGTTCCGCACAAAGCTGTCCTTCAGGCCTCACTCCACTGACTCGTTCACGCACAGAAAGATGACACTCTCGGTCGCTGATCGCTCTACGAAGACATCCGCCATCAAGATACTGTCGCAAGTCGGAAGCGATCCTGATGCTGATAGGAAGTACCAGCTTAAG AAAGAGGAAATGGAGCTCCGTGCGGCCATGCGTTCACGAGCCTCCACTCGGCCGAAGCGCCGCGCCGGGGCCGCGAGCGGAGGCCGGGGCGCCGCCAGGCATGACGACTCCGAGGACGAGGGCGGAGTCTCCCTCGCAGCCATCAAGAACAAGTACAAGGCTGGCCAGAAAG CGAGTGCGGGTGCTGCCATCTACTCGTCCGAGTCGGAGGGCTCGGACGTGGAGACGCGTCGCGCGCGGCGCCTTGACCGTGCCAAGGCACTCAAGGACTCGGACGACGAAGGCAGCGATGCGGGGGATGACAATACGCCCCAGAAGAGCCAGAGCGACTCCGGCTCCCACAGCGGTAGTGAATAG
- the LOC117992613 gene encoding uncharacterized protein isoform X3, which yields MSLSVTAGLGDTVVISAPIINNTNTIYYLSNPNGNSMKLNINTTRFTTDYKETSRPKNNYDTKKHEGKVKTIIAATIKRRIISFNHENYENSCLYKDFEKQPNDFTIGPLSEDDHGNWVLSLYYKGNDGDWIELFQVINIRIVESFPTHAPSRKLVPGQTFEPRFLYPINNLESCQISPPRTTFDRFYDRDRFNLDSCGFRIPNVTKDDEGLWKIFGVGKLVYKGEIYLQIDDEYIVCWKNFVLRSNF from the exons ATGTCTCTCTCCGTGACAGCCGGACTGGGCGACACTGTGGTCATATCAGCGCCAATCATTAACAACACAAACACCATTTACTACTTAAGCAATCCCAACGGTAACAGTATGAAACTGAACATAAACACAACCCGATTTACGACCGATTATAAAGAAACATCACGACCGAAAAATAATTACGATACAAAAAAACATGAAGGAAAAGTAAAAACTATTATAGCCGCTACGATAAAACGCAGGATAATTAGTTTTAATCacgaaaattatgaaaatagtTGCCTAtacaaagattttgaaaaacaaCCTAACGATTTTACAATTGGACCCCTCAGTGAAGACGATCATGGAAATTGGGTCCTAAGTTTATACTACAAAGGAAATGATGGCGATTGGATTGAATTATTTCAAGTTATTAATATTCGAATAGTCG AATCATTTCCAACACATGCTCCAAGCAGAAAATTGGTCCCTGGCCAAACATTCGAACCACGCTTCCTATACCCAATAAATAACCTTGAAAGTTGTCAAATAAGTCCACCGAGAACAACTTTCGACAGATTTTATGATAGAGACAGATTCAACTTGGATTCCTGCGGATTTCGGATACCAAATGTGACCAAAGACGATGAAGGATTATGGAAGATTTTTGGTGTAGGCAAACTAGTGTATAAGGGGGAGATTTACTTACAAATAGATGATGAATATATTGTATGTTGGAAGAATTTTGTACTAAGGTCtaatttctag